TCACTGCCCCTGGCTGGACTCGCTAGCCATCAACAGTCTGATTGGACTCAATCTCACCTCCCTTACTCTCAGCCACTGTAACCTGAGCTCCATACCATATTCCCCACTGCACCACCTGGTCTACCTGCGCTACTTGGACTTGTCCTACAACCCCATTACCAGCATCCAGTCCAATCTCTTGGGGGACTTGTTACGATTACAGGAGCTGCACTTGGTTGGCGCGAGTTTACTGAGAGTGGAACCTGGTGCATTTCGTGGTCTTACCTTTTTTCGCCTACTCAACGTGTCATCCAATCGGTTGGTGACGCTGGAAGAATCAGTGTTCCACTCCGTAGCTAAACTGGAGGTGCTGAGGTTGGATAGGAACCCACTGGCTTGTGATTGCCGTCTGCTCTGGGTAATGCGTAGACGTCTGCATCTTCGCTTTGAAGGGCAGCCACCAACGTGCATATCACCTGTGCAGGTGCAGGGGAAAAGGTTCGGTGACTTTACAGAAGCGGAACTTCCATGGCTGTTCACCTGTCGGCATGCACGTATTCTCACTCGTAAACCACAAGATGTTCGTACAGATGAGGGTCATAGTGTCCTGTTCTTCTGTGAAGCAGATGGAGACCCTGCACCTTCTATCACTTGGCTGAATCCGAAACGCTCCCTCCTTACAGGATCCGGTAGAATTCGCGTACTAAGCAACGGGACTCTTGAGGTGCGTTACGCACAGGTTCAAGACAGTGGCTACTACCTGTGCATCGCTTCCAATGCTGCGGGAAATGACAGCATTTCAGTGAGCCTGTGGGTACGTGGATTTCCTTCTACTCGAAACCGTTCTGGTCCCTTCTTTCTGGAGGGGTGGAACATTGTGTCTGGACAAGCACCAGTCAACGGCTCTCAGGGTTCACAGCAATTTCCGTTTGACGTGAAGACGCTGGTGATCGCGGTGACAATGGGTTTCTTGTCATTCCTGAGCTCGGTGGTGATCTGTTTCATCTTCATGTTTTTCTGGAGTCAGAGCAAAGGCCAAATCAAACACACAGCAACTATTGACTTCGTCCCACGCAGCTCTGCATCAGCGGGAGGGGGTGGAGGGTCGTCCATGGAGACGGGCAGGTTCACCATGAAGCTGATCTGAAAACTACAAAACTGAGTTTGATGATGCATTGTAATGCAGTAAACTTTTGCCATGTGCTACCAATGTAATATGATGAACAAAGTCATGGCTGACCACCAGGTTTTTCCAGATTGTCCAGTTTCTATCTGCTCATTTCAAAGCCACTGTAATGAACCtgaaattactttttattctctttcacacaaatcatgagtaaaatgtcaGATTATAAGTTCATAAATACCTTTCGCTCTGTTCCTTACACAGTGCTATCTAatgatatttaaacatttttactgtagtgcttgactcattttaacatttgcatgacataatcaactacatttacaagcttgttagaGTGTGATCAATTTGTGTGGtagttcaactgatagagcattacacttgtgatgtaaaggaccggagtacgagtcctgaagagcacgtgaatCGAatcgtgagccgaaagtgtcatagaagcatcacaaaatgacgtggttgtatttttcatctcacatttgcttttaagacTCTGTCGGTTaagttttaggtttagggtaggaaggtcggttttgttgatttaaaactcgatagagcattaatcttaaaactccatctgtttgggagaacatttaactcgcttttagcaccacacagtggacatttaacctcAGAACTGCCTCTATATGTGTAGTAAACCacttaatgtaatttttatcaGATCAGGATGGTCAAAAAATCAAGCAAGCACACAAATGGCACTTTCTAGTCAATTAATATTCTGCACTTTGGGGTTTTGGGTCTGTGTAGATAAATTACCATTTGGATGTAAATTTGAGCTGCCTCCTCATGTACATTAGATTTCATgatgatcaagtttgtaataGTTCAATAATGTATGACCATTAAGAAAATACTCAACATTAACTGAACTTTATCactttcactttattttctgcaTAAAGCAGTGGTTCTGCACTTCCAAAAAACATGTTCTtactttatatttttgtctggttttccagtaaaaatatcaaacaattaCTTAAACTTGATAAATTTACTTTAGCAAAATGACTacatttttgacttgttttcagagaaatctaacaaaatttagtaacgTTTAtgattataacaagaaaaaactatatgCCAATGgggtaattatatatatatatatatatatatatttttttttttttaagttcaaagGGAAAACTTGCTTATTTTTGTTACTCCACTGGCAAAATGATTTTTCTTGCTTTAAGCATAAATcccaccaaattttgttagatttctctgaaaacaaaacttaatatcttatgccattattttccaataaaaataagatttttttttttctttttttctttttcggtATTACAGATATTGCAGTTATGCTGTTGCTATTAACATGTACAAGATGTGTAAAACAGGCTATAAACCAAACTAATCAGGTGATAGTAAGACTTTAAACTGCAGGATTGCACAGTAAACCTATCATGTGAATAACATCCAAACCAATGGGACTGTGAGAAATTAATAAGCTTTTCAGCTGTAATTGAAAAAAAGAGGGTTTGACTCGTAcactaaccctttaaaatattattttatttattggtttatttgaCAGGGACAATACAGAATAACATTGCTACACAAGTTGAGCAGCAGATGCTCTATAAACATGCTTTAAAAAATAGACTCAGCATTTCAGCATGATCTCTGATGTCTTGGTACGGTAATGAACTGCATGAATGCATGTTGTGTGACTTAAGAAATTATGAAGGTTTCATATCAGACTTGTACAGGATGATTGAAAGCTTAATTAAGCAGCTAAAGGTGCCGTAAGCGATTTCAGCCTTTCTACTTCCAAGAGACTGAaccattggattagccacgcctcctctttccaaaacccctccctccaaagataccaaatgagctttattgagacagacacgagcagaaacggttgttataAACAACAGCAGctaaatagcgccctcaactgacaactgttatgaacaacatggcataaaaatggcattaagcctcaataattctctgcaactacaatactatgagaacacgcaaaatgattgacaggtcgaaagcgtcattgtccgcggacacattttcATTTGCTGTTtgcagagtctagagctgtcacagagaccgatgAGAtatcttatttcattaatatctttcagggagtaggacatttttttttttcatacctttcagtgaaaaaattgcttacagcacctttaggtTCAAATGAAAAAGATTAATGCAGTTTCATTAAATCCTTgactaattatttaatttctggaTTATATGATGTTACATACTGACTGCAGAGAAATATGTAATGTATCTCAGGTTTGTGTGAATGTCTGGTACTGATGcatgtgtttaaaataaatacattcttaAAATTACTGTTAGTGAAAACAGTTGTATTTAACAGTTGTAATGCTGCAGACTTTGcacatgcaatatacagtatattgatagaTACATAAAAATCTAAACTCAAAATGTGAAACTTTAACGGACATTAAATATGACCAGTCACTGTTGTGAAGCTCGAACACAAAGTCAAATAAGAATGTTTGTTTGTCCAATAAAGCAATAATTCCAATACAAATAAAGTTAATTAGATCAGGGTCATTTTGTAACTccaaatgttagttttataagtGACTCACCTTTGATCTCATCACATTTTAGTATGTTTCTGTCTGTGAATGCATAGTTTATTCACCACTGAAATGTATATCTGGCAcatgaatattattttatatcttgTTATTATTGCAGTTATTAAGGTGATGATTTCTAAACGATTTACACTGAATTTTGAATTTATGCAAAGTGCTGAtgtctttatatgtacagtaagAATAACCAGTTTATCCAGTTTGAAATTTCTGAAAGAAATGTCTTCCAACATATGAAAATCACGTGTGTTATCATAAACAGGAGTTTGTTTGATCCTGTACTGTATTTatcatataacaaataaaacatattatggAAAACTATGTAGTTAACCAGTTATTCATTAATTCAAGCAAAATCTCTgaatgttttctgcattaatgtAATTCATTATTAACATAATTAAAGAGAAAATTTGGTTGTGGGTTTATTGCAATGTTCTTTCGCTGTCCCCATATAGCGGGACCGTTTCGCGGCCCCTTTCAGTTTATCGCAGCACACTTGGTCATATCGTgaccggcccaccaggaaaagtcccggttctcctgatggccagtccggCTCTTGTTAGCAGTGATAAAGCACAGTAATCTGTTAATCTTTGCTCGATATTTATATTAATGTGACTCAAATTAACATATTATTCTCAGTTACAAACATTCTGTCTGTGatcaatcaaaatcaatgttttaaTGACCCTTGCAAAAAATCTAATCTAGCCACAAACTTTCCGCAAATTTGGTCGTTATCTTcacgtgcaaatgagcttttgattcaccgcaaatgttttccagaagcttgcagctcttcgccgatagtggtgaacctccggctaacctttggcaacaatggccaatttgccgcaagtttgccgcaaagctcctTTGCATGTCAAAagtatcagtggcgaatttgcagcaaatttgccatgaactctcgattttcataaGGGGACTCATGCATGAGAGATGCTTTAGAAAGCACTTCTGAATGTATGTTACTAATAAAACTCAATTATATTGTCTCATAATGTGATGTTTGTGCTGTGAGTAACATCACATAAGTTATAAGCtcaatacaaatttcatttttccatcattttcatCCCTCTCCCCCGATCCTCTTTACTGTAATATGACAAAAAGTCATAAAGATCTATATTTAATGACAAACCTTTGAAATATGACCCATACACGTTCTTCCTGAGATTCACGCCAAAGTTTTTGACATTTGCCATTTTTATCTTTCCTAGCAAAACACGTTGTGTGTAATTGCATGTGTtgagccaggtttcctaagcaaccaaattggcccggttgctagggagggtagagtcacatggggtaacctcctcatggtcgctataatgtggttctcgctcttggtggggcgtgtggtgagttgtgcatggatgcggcagagaatagcatgaagcctccacacacgctacgtctccatggtaaggCTATcaacaacaagccacgtaataagatgcggaggcaactgagactcgttctccgccaccctgactgaggcgagtcactacgccaccacgaggacttggagtgcattgggaattgggcattccaaattggggagaattcaCACTTAATAACAAAAGGTGTATCCCAAACTgaacacttctgcactattctacgccattttgtattgtaagtagtgcgagtagtatgtttacactgaaaatgcagcaaaaagaagtgcactttaagtacccggatgatgcactttttcaaccgtcaataCGGAGTGTGgtatgttggacacttcatgcactcagcgcacgtGACTTGCCGTAAATAGCGGAAAGGccagagttacctggctgcgctaCTGGTCTGACAAAATAAtggtaaataatgaagaatgtagcagctggcgaaacttcagtggatacagcaccttacaaatgtgagtttaatgctttaccatcacgCCAAGTTGTGTGAAAATGTtcattgtttaagatacaagtgttgaactgaggctGGCTAATGCGcaaaagctagcggcaacacatcacgtgcgcttgaaacatcacttccgtcagctgttaaacagcagacgcttccatgtagtaaaaaaatgttaagtgttccatCTGGGACGATAATACACTACAGTATCCATACATTATGAATACTGTACCATacaaaattcatacactacatggctgagtgcatagtatattttataaGTGTATAGTGTGTAGTTTGGGAGACAGCTCAAaggtctttctagcaagtcagtccactgtcggccatgtttggaacgtgctcgggaagctatttccagtcatgccagtgcagctcatatctgcttgaatgggaaaacaccgaaatctcaaaaatgattggtcaagattacgatcaaagaacatacaagtgcatctcaataaattagaatgtcgtggaaaagttcatttatttcagtaattcaactcaaattgtgaaactcgtgtattaaataaattcaatgcacacagactgaagtagtttaagtctttggttcttttaattgtgatgattttggctcacatttaacaaaaacccacaaattcactatctcaaaaaattagaatacatcataagaccaataaaaaaacatttttagtgaattgttggccttctggaaagtatgttcatttactgtatatgtactcaatacttggtaggggctccttttgctttaattactgcctcaattcggcgtggcatggaggtgatcagtttgtggcactgctgaggtggtatggaagcccaggtttctttgacagtggccttcagctcatctgcattttttggtctcttgtttctcattttcctaatgacaataccccatagattctctatggggttcaggtctggtgagtttgctggccagtcaagcacaccaacaccatggtcatttaaccaacttttggtgcttttggcagtgtgggcaggtgccaaatcctgctggaaaatgaaatcagcatcttttaaaagctggtcagcagaaggaagcatgaagtgctccaaaatgtcttggtaaacgggtgcagtgactttggttttcaaaaaacacaatggaccaacaccagcagatgacattgcaccccaaatcatcacagactgtggaaacttaacactggacttcaagcaacttgggctatgagcttctccacccttcctccagactctaggaccttggtttccaaatgaaatacaaaacttgctctcatctggaaagaggactttggaccactgggcaacagtccagttcttcttctccttagcccaggtaagacgcctctgacgttgtctgtggttcaggagtggcttaacaagaggaatacaacaactgtagccaaattccttgacatgtctgtgtgtggtggctcttgatgccttgaccccagcctcagtccattccttgtgaagttcacccaaattcttgaattgattttgcttgacaatcataaggctgcagttctcttggttggttgtgcatctttttcttccacactttttccttccactcaactttctgttaacatgcttggatacagcactctgtgaacagccagcttctttggcaatgaatgtttgtggcttaccctccttgtgaagggtgtcaatgattgtcttctggacaactgtcagatcagcagtcttccccatgattgtgtagcctagtgaaccaaactgagagaccattttgaaggctcaggaaacctttgcaggtgttttgagttgattagctgattggcatgtcaccatattctaattttttgagatagtgaattggtgggtttttgttaaatgtgagccaaaatcatcgcaattaaaaaaaccaaagacttaaactacttcagtctgtgtgcattgaatttatttaatacacgagtttcacaatttgagttgaattactgaaataaatgaacttttccacgacattctaatttattgagatgcacctgtatttcaaaTCAGAgtgctggataacagcagtaagaagacaGAAACAGGCCAACATTTTTAGGAAGTAGTTTATAAGGCTCTCTAGCATGTCAAGGCATGCAAACCGGTGCACTCAAGCTAAATTATGGCGGCCCAACATTGTCGATTTGTCAGTGGTCGATTTAATTGAAAAGTTCAGAGAAGAAACGCGGGCTTCAATTGACGGCTTAAAGATGACCGTAGATACATTTAATTTACGTATACAAATGGTCAAAACTTCGCTACAAGATGTAGACAACAGAGTCCAAACACTGGAATGTATGTGCTCTCAGCTAGCAGAAGACAATAAAGTTCTAATGGCCAAGATGGATGATCTCGAAGGACGTAGTCGACGAGAGAATTTGAGAGTGATTGGTATTCCAGAGGGGATGGAGGCTCACAGGTCACAAAATTCATGGAGGACTTCTTTTGCGAGGCAACTGGAATTACGGTGTCAGAGAATTCTCCGTTACTGGATAGAGCACATTGCACCCTTGTGCCGAAGCCGTCCGCCAATGCTCGGCCCAGATCGATGGTGGTTTGTTACATGACTTTCAAATTAAGCAACGGATTCTTCAGCTTGCGAGAGAGAAACCCATTGTCTTTCGTGGCAATACAATTAATATTTTCCCAGACTTCACCCAGCAGGTTGTTAAACAGAGGATGGCTTTTGCTGTAAAGTGCCTgcattcattcatatattttttgttgAATACAGTACTAAAAGAATCATCATTGCACAGCCATCCAGAGATGTGCAATAGTAGACGCAGTACACTTGCTAAAATATGATCATTAAGaggtttttttctcttttttttttctgtgctggTTGTTTCCTTCATATCCGAGAGATGTTGAATTATTTGTAGTTTACATTCTTCATATCTAACTATGAAGCTTGGTATTCTGACTATGCGAATAGCATGTGCAGGGGCAGTGGACACGTTGGGGATGATGTCCAGGGTGGGGGGATTGGGGGGTGTTCGGTTTGTTCTATGTTCAATCGCTAACACAAGGGTTTTCTTACGTTTACAATGTTTGTGTCGGTGCTGACTGTTACGGCTGTGATAATCATTTATGTTGCTTATTGACAGTTTTCTAATTAATGGCAagtaaagtaaatataaaaatgtgatCATGGAATGTGCATGGCATCCACAGTCCTGTAAAACGAAAACAAATTTGATCTTTTCTAAAAAAGGAAAGAGTCCAAATACGGTTCCTCCAGGAGAGTCACTTGAATGAAGCTAAAACAAGATTGGGTAGGCCAAGTTTTCCATGCGTCTTTCAACAGTAAGAGTAGAGGAGTGGCAATATTAGTCCACAAGCGAAAACCACTGACACAAGTTGAGATTCAAAAAGATAACGCAGGGAGGTATGTCATGATCAAAGGGACTCTGTATGGCGAAAAGGTCTCCTATGCCCCTCCTGGCTCTGGAGCCTCATTCTTTACACAAGTATTCTCTCTGTTCTCCAACTGGCTCCTCCGCAGTTGTGGGAGATTGTAATTGTTGCCTCACACCTCAATTAGATCACACACCGCAGCCCATGTTAATCACAATCTTGGTAACGCCTTGCAAAACTGTTGTAATGGACCTTAGTGACACATGGAGAGCCTTACATCCGAACAAAGGGGATATATGTTTTTCTCAAAAGTCCATAAAAGCTTCTCTAGAacacactatttttttttctccaactcATTCACTACAAAATGTGCTGTCCTGTTCTATCGGCAATATAGTGCTTTCTGATCATGCTCTGAACTTTTGAGGAATTATGAGGGGTGATCAAGACATTGGCGATTTGGTAATTATTTGATTAGAGACCCAcagtttaaaaattattttgctgaaAAGTTTAGGTTCTTTTTGAGTAATAATGATAAGCCTGACGTTTACCCTAGTCTTCTCTGGGACACTAGAGATATTTTTATATCTTATGTGGCGGTAAAAAAGAAAGAGTAGAGGGCAGCCCAAAGAGATCTGGAAGggcaattaaataaattacaaaaagagCCCGATGCTCATCCTTCGGATGAGTTACAAGCCAGAATCACTACTGTCAAAAGGGCTTTGGAAGCAGTCCTGTTGAGTTATGCTGAGAAGTCTCTTATATATGCCAAATATCGTCTATATGAATTTGGCAACAAACCAAGTAGATATTTAGCTAATCTGGTGTGACAGAAGGCAGCTTCTCAGGCTATTCCTCATGTGAAAGACTTTACTGGCAGGGAACTGTACAGCAATAAAGacattaattttgtttttcagtcaTATTATGAGAAGCTTTACAGGTCCATGTGAATCAGATATAAAGAGTTTTCTGGACAGTCTTAATATCCCAATAGTATCAGAGGAGCAAAAAGAGATGCTCAATAAACCCGTGACTGAAAATACAATACCGTCAGCTATTGAAACCCTATGCAACAACAAGGCCCCGTGCCAGATGGGCTCACCTCAGAGTtctataaacaatttaaaggcattcTTTTGAATCCCTTGTTTAAAATGCTGTCGTATTCATTTGAATAGGGATGTCTGCTGCAGACAATGCTGGAGgcaaatatatcaaaaacaaaaacgcCCAGCAGACGACTGTTCTTCGTACCAGCCAGTTTCATTGCTAAATATGGAAAGAAAGCTAATAGCAAAAATTGTATCGAAAAGATTGGAAGGGGTGCTGCTAGAGATCATTATCGCTGACCAGACTGGTTTTATTCTTGCAATAACATCCGTTGTTTAATGAACATTTTACAGTATGGGCAACATGCAGAGGTTACTGGTGGTGTCTCTTGATGCCAAAAAAAGCCTTTGACCGTCTAGAATGGCCATATCTTTTAAATGTGCTGGGCAAATTTAATCTATGGAATAACTTCATAAAATGGATATCACTCTTGTATACATCGCCGCGGGCATCAGTCTTGACTACTGGGCTTCATTCACCCTCATTTCCTTTGGGCAGGGGAGCACAGCAAGCCTGTCCTATGTATCCAGTTATTTGCCCAGGCGACTGAACCCTTGGCACTGGCAATTTAAAGTGACCCATCGATAAAAGGTATTTCTGTGGGTCCTACACATCTCAAATCATATCATTGTATGCAGATGACATACTGATGTATTTGAGTACCCCTGAGTCCTCCAACAATAGAATTAcagaaattattaataattttggaGTATTTTCcagttataaaataaattattcaaagtCTGAGGTAATGGCTCTTAGATGCCAAGGAACTTGGGCGCCATCTAGCGGTTCACCTTTTCGCTGGTCCCCCAAAGGGTTCATGTATCTTGGCATTCACATTGCACCTTCTCTAACAGATTTATACAAGCTAAATTTTGTCCCATTACTTAATCTTATTAAAGAAGACTTAAAACGATGGACAAGCCTTCTTCTGTCTTTGTTAGGTAGAGTGCATCTAATCAAAATGAATATTGTGCCCTGACTGCTGTGCCATTTTCAGATGATTCCTGTTCTTCTCACCAATAGATCTCTTGCTGAATTAAATAGTGCAATAATTTCTTTCCTATGGAGAAACAGGGGGTCAAGAATGAGGTTGTCACGCCTACAGTTACCCTAAGGGCAGGGTGGTTTGGGGGTGCCTAATATCAAACATTACAAATCACTTGTCTCTGCCGAAACATTTGGGAATGGATCAGAAGAGATCCTGAAAGTCCTATCCCTCTCAGTCATTTACTATACATGTCTAAAAAGATGGTCAGTGCAGCAGTTAAAGGGACTTTTTTGTTGCAAAACACAGTGAAATTATAGAGACTAATAAGAAAATTAGAAGGGTTGGTAATAACACCTTTGTTTATGAATCCTGATTTCCCCCCTAGCCTTGAGCCTGGACCTTTTTCCCTTTGGATGATAAAAGTAATGGCCACTGTGGGTGACCTAATTCCAAATGGGGCCCTAATGATCTTTGACGAAATTAGAGAAAAATGTGATTAAgttctcagttctttagatatctCCAGGTAAGAAGCTT
The sequence above is a segment of the Myxocyprinus asiaticus isolate MX2 ecotype Aquarium Trade chromosome 34, UBuf_Myxa_2, whole genome shotgun sequence genome. Coding sequences within it:
- the LOC127425100 gene encoding leucine-rich repeat and immunoglobulin-like domain-containing nogo receptor-interacting protein 1, coding for MCVAADWRRVYWWVVLQWIVGAALAGPCAQRCDCLPKLLMVNCSSRQLTSVPEGIPEYAQRLNLTYNRLKTLMKRQFSGLTQLRELDLSDNMLTIIEVEAFFGLQNLLTLIVSRNRLKIISVGAFSGLPKVRLLDISENEILVFLDDMFREMPSLQKLEASENDLVFISNRAFSGLINLQELNLNRCNLTSVPVEAMSQLTGLLQLRFCRMGITTLPNNSFHQLSRLRDLRVSHCPWLDSLAINSLIGLNLTSLTLSHCNLSSIPYSPLHHLVYLRYLDLSYNPITSIQSNLLGDLLRLQELHLVGASLLRVEPGAFRGLTFFRLLNVSSNRLVTLEESVFHSVAKLEVLRLDRNPLACDCRLLWVMRRRLHLRFEGQPPTCISPVQVQGKRFGDFTEAELPWLFTCRHARILTRKPQDVRTDEGHSVLFFCEADGDPAPSITWLNPKRSLLTGSGRIRVLSNGTLEVRYAQVQDSGYYLCIASNAAGNDSISVSLWVRGFPSTRNRSGPFFLEGWNIVSGQAPVNGSQGSQQFPFDVKTLVIAVTMGFLSFLSSVVICFIFMFFWSQSKGQIKHTATIDFVPRSSASAGGGGGSSMETGRFTMKLI